A segment of the Trifolium pratense cultivar HEN17-A07 linkage group LG7, ARS_RC_1.1, whole genome shotgun sequence genome:
TAACCTAGaggaaaacaaaaaacttaATAGTTAAATCACATAAAgatcaaaaaaaatatattccaaCTATAACCGCACAATGGATTCAGAATGGCTGTTGTAGAAAAACTACGCAGTTTCACGCTGTTGCGAATCTCGGCCATTCATTTGTGATCGGGAGTCTCggattaaatacaaaaaaaacaactatCAAAAGATCTCATCCGTCAGTTCATGTCGGACGGTTCAGATGCATTAATGCATCATGCAGTAACTACACCAAATCCAAATCCTCGCATATTGTTCTAACATTTACAAAATTGtaatgaaaataaagaaaaataaatatttttttatactaaccTTTGAGTAGCCATTGGGCATTTCTTGAATTAAGCAACCAGAAGGCCTTCTTCTACATCTAGCAGAAGGGCTAGGGCGCAAATTGTCCAAAGAAACATCCACAACTGCCCAAGTACCATCAGAATGTTGCTTACAATACCTTACAAAATAACTCTCTCTAGTTGGCACTAGTGGTGAAGGTACTTGAAGTTCTGCTGTCatctaaaaattcaaaattaatttaattaattaattaattcattttcatcTTTAAAAAATAGTATACTAATTAGTTTCACTATAAATAATcatataattaagaaaataaatattttacatAATGAATTATTCATATATACATACCACTTGTAATGCACCATTGTAGTTGCCTGCCACCCCAGTTGATAGAACTTCCAATGTCATTGCTCTTGAAACAATTCCAGAAAAAACTGTGGACCATTGGTTCTtgtaacaataaaaagaaaaaaaaatgtcaaatactacaaaattaaaaatatattgcataaactttaaatatttttagacTCAGATCCTTTGGTGCAACGGTGCAGCAAAAAACATTACTACAAACTATTTTAGTTAAGACTATTTAATGAATTAAAGTTTGTGTACCACGTCCATGAGGATCTCAACAAGGTTAACATGATTCATGATGACAACAGAAGTTTCTCTTGAAGCTTCACATTTAAAACCAGCTGGTTTTGGACCAATTCCTCTAGGAAAAGACCTAACATATTCTTCTTCATTGAGTATGGAACCACCTTCAAGTGTAGTTAACCAAAGTGGATCACCCATTTGTGCCATTCCAATGAGTTCTTCCATTGCAGCAACAGCTAGTTCGATTATCATTGGTTTATCAGCTTCAGTTGGTCCACTTATTGACCTAAGAAGATCTCCGGCTCCATACATATCTCCTCCACCAATTCCTGGTTGTCCTCCAAAACCACCAATGCCGAGTTCTAGAGGACGAGGTGGAACCGATGAAGGGGAGAGTAGTGGGTAACTCACCACTGGCTTCCCGACGTACTTGGCAGCAATGCCTGATATCCTATCAATCTAAGTATAAACACCAACATAtggttaaaatttaattaatcgACTAGGTAAAAAAGGTTGCACTCTTGCACAAATCTTCGAAAAATAAGGAGAAAAATAGAGGTATGAAATTCGGTAACATattcaaataaagatgaactgGTTGTCAAAATTTTAGGTAAACTGATAGGTCAACTGATGACAAAATTTTaggtaaaaacaaaatttcaattagTCCAATCTTTATACAATAACTTCTTGCAATCGTCAAGATTTTAAATTGCAATTGATGTCATTTTGCAATTTTTGATATTACGAAAAATTGTGGTCAAATGTCGTTGATGCAATTTTAGACATCTAAACCCATGATGTCACTATTCCAAACCACAATCTGATACTATTTTCGAAACCGATGATGAATGTATGTGTTGTCTCATTTTTCAATTGTAGAGGGTCAACTAGATTGATCTTGATGTAGTTTAATTTAATACCTCTTCTCTAAGGCGAGCATTTTCGAGCCTTAAGTGATGTTCATCGAACGACATTTCTCCAATAGCAGTTGGACCACCACAATTAGGACAAGAAGCATTGCTAAGCGCTTCTCTAAACCTCATGTTATCGGCACGAAGCTTCTCATTCTCAGTTCTTAGTTGAGTATTCTCATGCCTCTCTTGTTGAGtctacaaacaaaacaaaaaaatcatcattctCTCGTAAactttcttcatttttcaactaaaaaaacCTCTCCTCAAAATTAGTTAAATCATTTACCTTCATTTGAGTACGTTTGTTTTGAAACCAAAACTTCACTTGCAATGGCTCTAACCCTAACTCTCTACTTAGTTCCTTCCTTTGCTTGTCATCAGGGTGAGGACATTccttaaaaaaactaaacaaacaaaaaaaaaatcgttaaTTTAACGAaacccaaaaaagaaaaataattaaaaactagtaAGTGACTCGTGTTATCCCACGGGTCATTTACTACATTTTAAAAAtgggttattttttttattgattactTACGCTTCCATTTCTTGGATCTGATGTTGTGTATGACGGTGGTAACGTTTCTTCTTAGCACGAGGTTGATCTTGATCATCACCTGAATTAGCAGCTTCTTGATTTTCACTATTACCAGATTTTGTAGCACtatcaaataattcatcttcACGGATTCTTGGAACATCACTTTCTGAAgtattgttgttgtttgttgtcATATCAAATGGTAgaagttgatgatgatgttgttgtccAGCTTCCATTAGATTTGGCTGGAACATTTTCTACAGATCTTTAAGATTCCAAATGCTTATTGTTTTCAATctaacaaaaacaatttaacacaTAACATATAGTATATAGTACATAGTACTAAGTacattcaacaacaaaaaaacaagaactaaaacaatttttctttatttatttttgtgaataattttgagaaatggttatgagaaagaaaagaaaaaacatgtgGATTTGACTAagattttgatgtttttgagGAAAAAGAATAACGCGGTTTCCGAATATCGAGAAGGATAGTAGTAGTACTTGGTAAAATACAaagagtttttttgtttgtttgagttGTTTTTTCACTAAAGACTAAATTTTgacttcaaaattaaaatgacccTTTGAAAGATAAAGTCAAAATAGATCAAACTAAATGACACTAgtcaaattattaaattaacattcaaacaaatttattaatattattataaaattacagTATGATGTAATTAATCTTCAGATCATCAGGACTCCTTCGTTAAGAATCAGactaagagaaaaaataatggagtatttttgatgaaaatgcgaaaagttaaattattttaaaagtatgAAATAAGTAATCTTTGGATTATCAGAATTCTTTTGCTGAGAATCGGacgaagaaaataaaacaaataatggagtaattttgataaaattgtgaaaaacaaaattaaagaaagGGGAATGAGTGATTCACCTGGCCAAGAGAGAGAGATGAAGAAAAACCAAAGACACCAACGTTGTTGTTGTTTCTTCCGATGATTGAAGGCATGTTACTTGCCGGAATCATTAAACTTGTTTGCATATTTTCACAATCCAAAATtgcatgaacaaaaaaaaaaaaaaactctttgttttttcttcttcttagatcCTTTAAAGGACTTTCAAAGGATGAAAGGATGAATGAATTCTTCCTTAGATTCTTTTTGTCAGCTTTAGCGGTGTCTTCAACGAGTCTAATGTGTCActtcaaaaaaagaaacaaaaacatcaacaacatgagtaaaaaaaaacacaaacaaagaaACCAAAACGTGACCTCAAAAAAGTAGGATGATtaaagtacaattttttttctttgttcttaaCAAAATTCCTATCAACAAATGCTCTTTAGATGACATAATTAAAATGCAGATAAAAAATTTGTCAATTTTATTATTACACTTTAAATCAACACAAGCAAAATCGTTGTTGTACCGTTGTATATGAGTTGGAGTACCCCtcagaaaaaatataaatagaaacataaaattttaattttttaaaaaaatatatgtgaaTGACATTTTAGCAACCCTAACTATATGGAAGgagacataaaaataatataaatatataaccGATTTCTTTTTGTAAAAGAAATGATCTTAGAGTGGTGTGAATATGAGATGTGAAATGAAGTTATGATAACAAAGACTTTTTTTTCACTTACCAAGAAGAAGGGTAGTTGCAAAGAGAAAAAAcctagaagaagaaaaaaaaaatg
Coding sequences within it:
- the LOC123894885 gene encoding homeobox-leucine zipper protein HDG2-like isoform X2, with product MQTSLMIPASNMPSIIGRNNNNVGVFGFSSSLSLGQPNLMEAGQQHHHQLLPFDMTTNNNNTSESDVPRIREDELFDSATKSGNSENQEAANSGDDQDQPRAKKKRYHRHTQHQIQEMEAFFKECPHPDDKQRKELSRELGLEPLQVKFWFQNKRTQMKTQQERHENTQLRTENEKLRADNMRFREALSNASCPNCGGPTAIGEMSFDEHHLRLENARLREEIDRISGIAAKYVGKPVVSYPLLSPSSVPPRPLELGIGGFGGQPGIGGGDMYGAGDLLRSISGPTEADKPMIIELAVAAMEELIGMAQMGDPLWLTTLEGGSILNEEEYVRSFPRGIGPKPAGFKCEASRETSVVIMNHVNLVEILMDVNQWSTVFSGIVSRAMTLEVLSTGVAGNYNGALQVMTAELQVPSPLVPTRESYFVRYCKQHSDGTWAVVDVSLDNLRPSPSARCRRRPSGCLIQEMPNGYSKVIWVEHVEVDDRGVHNLYKQLVSSGHAFGAKRWIATLDRQCERLASAMATNIPTVDVGVITNQDGRKSMLKLAERMCISFCAGVSASTAHTWTTLSGTGADDVRVMTRKSVDDPGRPAGIVLSAATSFWLPVTPKRVFEFLRDENSRSEWDILSNGGVVQEMAHIANGRDTGNCVSLLRVNSANSSQSNMLILQESCTDTTGSFVIYAPVDIVAMNVVLNGGDPDYVALLPSGFAILPDGGVGGENGNGGSLLTVAFQILVDSVPTAKLSLGSVATVNNLIACTVERIKASLSGEVA
- the LOC123894885 gene encoding homeobox-leucine zipper protein HDG2-like isoform X1, whose amino-acid sequence is MQTSLMIPASNMPSIIGRNNNNVGVFGFSSSLSLGQKMFQPNLMEAGQQHHHQLLPFDMTTNNNNTSESDVPRIREDELFDSATKSGNSENQEAANSGDDQDQPRAKKKRYHRHTQHQIQEMEAFFKECPHPDDKQRKELSRELGLEPLQVKFWFQNKRTQMKTQQERHENTQLRTENEKLRADNMRFREALSNASCPNCGGPTAIGEMSFDEHHLRLENARLREEIDRISGIAAKYVGKPVVSYPLLSPSSVPPRPLELGIGGFGGQPGIGGGDMYGAGDLLRSISGPTEADKPMIIELAVAAMEELIGMAQMGDPLWLTTLEGGSILNEEEYVRSFPRGIGPKPAGFKCEASRETSVVIMNHVNLVEILMDVNQWSTVFSGIVSRAMTLEVLSTGVAGNYNGALQVMTAELQVPSPLVPTRESYFVRYCKQHSDGTWAVVDVSLDNLRPSPSARCRRRPSGCLIQEMPNGYSKVIWVEHVEVDDRGVHNLYKQLVSSGHAFGAKRWIATLDRQCERLASAMATNIPTVDVGVITNQDGRKSMLKLAERMCISFCAGVSASTAHTWTTLSGTGADDVRVMTRKSVDDPGRPAGIVLSAATSFWLPVTPKRVFEFLRDENSRSEWDILSNGGVVQEMAHIANGRDTGNCVSLLRVNSANSSQSNMLILQESCTDTTGSFVIYAPVDIVAMNVVLNGGDPDYVALLPSGFAILPDGGVGGENGNGGSLLTVAFQILVDSVPTAKLSLGSVATVNNLIACTVERIKASLSGEVA
- the LOC123894885 gene encoding homeobox-leucine zipper protein HDG2-like isoform X3 — protein: MFQPNLMEAGQQHHHQLLPFDMTTNNNNTSESDVPRIREDELFDSATKSGNSENQEAANSGDDQDQPRAKKKRYHRHTQHQIQEMEAFFKECPHPDDKQRKELSRELGLEPLQVKFWFQNKRTQMKTQQERHENTQLRTENEKLRADNMRFREALSNASCPNCGGPTAIGEMSFDEHHLRLENARLREEIDRISGIAAKYVGKPVVSYPLLSPSSVPPRPLELGIGGFGGQPGIGGGDMYGAGDLLRSISGPTEADKPMIIELAVAAMEELIGMAQMGDPLWLTTLEGGSILNEEEYVRSFPRGIGPKPAGFKCEASRETSVVIMNHVNLVEILMDVNQWSTVFSGIVSRAMTLEVLSTGVAGNYNGALQVMTAELQVPSPLVPTRESYFVRYCKQHSDGTWAVVDVSLDNLRPSPSARCRRRPSGCLIQEMPNGYSKVIWVEHVEVDDRGVHNLYKQLVSSGHAFGAKRWIATLDRQCERLASAMATNIPTVDVGVITNQDGRKSMLKLAERMCISFCAGVSASTAHTWTTLSGTGADDVRVMTRKSVDDPGRPAGIVLSAATSFWLPVTPKRVFEFLRDENSRSEWDILSNGGVVQEMAHIANGRDTGNCVSLLRVNSANSSQSNMLILQESCTDTTGSFVIYAPVDIVAMNVVLNGGDPDYVALLPSGFAILPDGGVGGENGNGGSLLTVAFQILVDSVPTAKLSLGSVATVNNLIACTVERIKASLSGEVA